The window GTGCGTTCACCGGGGCCACCGCGCAGCGGAAAGGGGCGTTCGAACTCGCTAATTGCGGGACGATATTCCTCGATGAAATCGGCGAGTTGCCGCTCGCACTTCAACCGAAACTTTTACGCTCCCTGGAGCAGAAAGAGGTCAAGCGGGTCGGCGGGAACGACCTGTTGCCGGCCGACGTGCGCATCCTCGCCGCCACGAACCGGAACCTCCGGGAGGAGATCGCGGGCAAGACGTTCCGGGAAGACCTCTATTTCCGCATCGGCGCCATCACGGTATTGGTCCCTCCCCTTCGGGACCGTCGGGAGGACGTGGCATCGATCGCCCGGCACTTCCTTTCGAGGATGGGGAACCTCACCTCCGGGCCGGTCCCCGGTCTCTCCCCCGCCGCGCTGGACACCCTGATCTCCCACGACTGGCCGGGGAACGTGCGCGAACTGCGCAACGCGATCCAGCGGGCCGTGGTCATGACGGAAACCGGGGAGCTGACCGGACACGATTTCTCCTTCCTTCGCCAGGCGGCGAAACCGGGGGCGGAAAAGGAAAGCACGTCCGGGCTCTCGCGCTGGGAGCAGGCGGAGCGTACAAACATCCTCGGGGAACTCGCCCGCCAGTTGGGGAACAAGACGAAGGCGGCGCGCGAGCTCGGGATCGCCAAGTCGACCCTGTTCGAGAAGCTGAAGAAGTACGGGATCCGCACGGCGGAGTTCGACCGGTAAACGAACCGCACGTTCGAAATCCGGACCGTTTTCGCCGCCCGCTTCGTCCCCCCGGTTCTCTCCTTCCTTTAACCCTCCGATCCGACGCGTGATTCCGATGCCCCACCCCGGCCTCCCCCGGGTACGTCCCTTGCTCCTCCCTCCTCCATCAAATTTCACCGCAGGAGGTGGGGATATGAGGTCGGAAACCGGAAAGGGCCGTAAAGGGCAGGGACTCACGGAGTACATCATCATCGTGGCACTCGTGGCCGTCGCGGGGATCGGGATCGTCAACATCTTCGGCAACCAGCTCCGGAACCAGTTCCACACGATCGTCAAGGCGATGTCGGGAAGCGAGACGGGGACCGTCAAATCGCTCGCGAACGAAGCCGGCAAGGAAGCCAACCAG is drawn from bacterium and contains these coding sequences:
- a CDS encoding sigma 54-interacting transcriptional regulator; translated protein: MIQDDPGARLSVTISDGMTVEVRLGLKEVKIGRGREADLQLPDPSVSRLHAKVFRVGQQYFLADLRSRNGTHADGKRITQLALEDGKTFRVGPFRIDFHCPVSGSSSGEEPTVPAGTPPAISDSVGVSPVRAQKRTAASTVAGDAPFGLVGGSAHMRNLVATIRRVAASDVPVLIEGETGSGKELVARGIHDASARRDRMFIVVNCGAISPSLIESELFGHERGAFTGATAQRKGAFELANCGTIFLDEIGELPLALQPKLLRSLEQKEVKRVGGNDLLPADVRILAATNRNLREEIAGKTFREDLYFRIGAITVLVPPLRDRREDVASIARHFLSRMGNLTSGPVPGLSPAALDTLISHDWPGNVRELRNAIQRAVVMTETGELTGHDFSFLRQAAKPGAEKESTSGLSRWEQAERTNILGELARQLGNKTKAARELGIAKSTLFEKLKKYGIRTAEFDR